One Labeo rohita strain BAU-BD-2019 chromosome 12, IGBB_LRoh.1.0, whole genome shotgun sequence genomic region harbors:
- the aldh18a1 gene encoding delta-1-pyrroline-5-carboxylate synthase isoform X1, with product MYLQKMFSCSQLLARPNALQTFRRAASQSKNPSSSPFLTLHAVRKWSNVPFFTVPLARAHGKSFGHRSELRQAKRIVVKLGSAVVTRGDECGLALGRLASIVEQVAVLQNQGREMMIVTSGAVAFGKQRLRHEILLSQSVRQALHSGQNQLKDMSLPVLEARACAAAGQSGLMALYEAMFTQYSTCTAQILVTNLDFHDDQKRRNLNSTLHELLRMNIVPIINTNDAVVPPPEPNSDLQGVNVISIKDNDSLAARLAVEMRADLLIALSDVEGLYDSPPGSDDAKLLDTFYPGDQHSITYGTKSRVGIGGMEAKVKAALWALQGGTSVVIANGTHPKVTGHVITDIVEGKKVGTFFSEVKPAGPTVEQQTEMARSAGRTLASLEPEQRSDIICALADLLTERKDEILSANKKDVEHAVSTGRLSPAMLKRLSLSSSKLNSLSIGLRQIAVSSQDSVGRVLRRTRVANNLELEQITVPIGVLLVIFESRPDCLPQVSALAIASGNALLLKGGKEAANTNRILHELAQEALSIHGVKDAIQLVSTREEVEDLCRLEKMIDLIIPRGSSQLVRDIQRAAKGIPVLGHSEGICHVYVDHEASVDKAIKIVQDSKCDYPAACNAMETLLVHRDLLRTPMFDQIIDMLRTEHVKIHAGPKFASYLTFSPSEVKSLRTEYGDLECCIEVVDSMQEAIDHIHKYGSSHTDVIVTENEDTAEQFLQQLDSACVFWNASSRFADGYRFGLGAEVGISTARIHARGPVGLEGLLTTKWVLRGEGHTVADFSEQGSMTYLHENLPVAQVLPGRRTTS from the exons ATGTATCTCCAGAAGATGTTCTCCTGTTCCCAGCTTTTAGCAAGACCAAATGCACTGCAAACATTCAGAAGAGCTGCTTCACAAAGCAAAA ATCCCTCTTCCTCCCCATTTCTCACACTCCATGCTGTGCGTAAGTGGAGTAACGTGCCTTTTTTTACAGTGCCGCTGGCACGGGCGCACGGTAAGTCATTTGGCCACCGCAGTGAGCTGCGCCAGGCCAAAAGAATCGTTGTCAAGTTGGGGAGTGCCGTCGTAACCCGTGGGGACGAGTGCGGCCTTGCATTGGGCCGACTTGCTTCAATTGTAGAACAG GTGGCCGTGCTTCAGAATCAGGGTAGAGAGATGATGATCGTGACCAGTGGCGCTGTGGCATTTGGAAAACAAAGGCTGAGGCATGAAATTCTTCTCTCACAAAGTGTCAGACAAGCCCTGCACTCAGGCCAGAATCAGCTTAAAGATATG TCACTGCCAGTTCTAGAAGCGAGAGCGTGTGCCGCTGCAGGACAAAGTGGACTTATGGCTCTGTATGAGGCTATGTTCACTCAATACAGCACCTGTACTGCCCAG ATCCTGGTAACAAACCTGGATTTCCACGACGACCAAAAAAGACGGAACCTGAACAGCACTCTCCACGAGCTGCTGCGTATGAACATCGTGCCCATCATCAACACCAACGATGCCGTGGTTCCTCCTCCAGAACCCAACAGTGACCTACAGGGGGTAAAT GTTATCAGTATCAAGGATAATGATAGTCTTGCAGCGCGGCTTGCCGTGGAGATGAGGGCAGATCTTCTCATCGCTCTCTCTGATGTAGAAG GTCTTTATGACAGCCCACCAGGGTCAGACGATGCCAAGCTCCTGGACACATTTTACCCTGGGGACCAGCATTCCATAACCTACGGCACAAAGTCCAGGGTCGGCATAGGAGGAATGGAAGCTAAG GTGAAAGCTGCTCTCTGGGCTCTCCAAGGTGGGACGTCTGTTGTCATTGCTAACGGTACACACCCCAAAGTCACAGGTCATGTGATCACTGACATAGTTGAGGGAAAGAAAGTGGGAACCTTCTTCTCAGAAGTCAAACCAGCTG GTCCCACGGTCGAGCAGCAGACAGAAATGGCTCGCTCTGCTGGCAGGACTCTTGCTTCCCTTGAACCAGAGCAG AGAAGTGACATCATCTGTGCATTGGCTGATCTCCTCACTGAGAGAAAAGACGAAATCTTATCCGCCAACAAAAAGGATGTGGAGCATGCTGTCAGCACAG GTCGTCTGTCTCCAGCCATGCTGAAGCGACTCAGTTTGTCATCGTCTAAACTGAACAGTCTGTCCATCGGTCTGCGTCAGATTGCAGTCTCCTCTCAGGACAGCGTAGGCAGGGTTCTGCGGAGGACTCGGGTAGCAAACAACCTGGAGTTGGAGCAGATCACTGTCCCCATCGGAGTACTGCTGGTCATCTTTGAGTCACGACCAGACTGCCTTCCTCAG GTTTCTGCTTTAGCTATTGCTAGTGGCAATGCTCTTTTGTTGAAAGGCGGTAAAGAGGCAGCCAACACAAATCGCATCCTGCATGAACTTGCCCAGGAGGCTCTGTCCATCCATGGAGTCAAAGACGCCATCCAGCTG GTGAGCACGCGTGAGGAGGTGGAGGATCTGTGCCGTTTGGAGAAGATGATTGATTTGATCATTCCCCGTGGATCCTCTCAGCTAGTCAGAGATATTCAGCGTGCGGCGAAGGGCATCCCTGTTCTTGGCCATAGTGAGGGGATCTGCCACGTTTATGTGGACCATGAGGCCAGTGTTGACAAAGCCATCAAGATCG TCCAAGACTCCAAATGCGACTACCCTGCAGCGTGTAACGCCATGGAAACCCTGCTGGTGCATCGAGATCTTCTCAGAACTCCAATGTTTGATCAGATCATTGACATGCTGAGAACAGAACAT GTAAAGATCCATGCTGGTCCCAAGTTTGCATCATACCTGACCTTCAGTCCGTCAGAGGTGAAGTCTCTGCGCACTGAGTATGGGGATCTGGAGTGCTGTATTGAGGTTGTTGACAGTATGCAGGAGGCTATTGATCACATCCATAAATACGGCAGTTCCCACACTGATGTTATTGTCACCGAAAATG AGGACACAGCAGAGCAGTTTCTTCAGCAATTAGATAGTGCCTGTGTCTTTTGGAACGCCAGCTCACGCTTCGCTGACGGATATCGTTTTGGTCTCG GCGCGGAGGTTGGCATCAGCACGGCTCGTATTCATGCCCGTGGGCCTGTGGGGTTGGAAGGGCTTCTCACTACCAAGTGGGTCTTAAGGGGCGAGGGCCACACAGTTGCAGATTTCTCTGAGCAGGGCAGCATGACGTATCTGCACGAGAATCTTCCTGTGGCGCAGGTTCTCCCTGGACGCAGAACCACCAGCTAA
- the crygmx gene encoding crystallin, gamma MX — MPVYKEVLTSEMVWSARRTVTMAKITFFEDKNFQGRHYECTGDCNDMQAHFSRCNSIRVESGSWVAYEKPNYAGYQYMLSKGEYPAFQHWAGFNDCIRSCRLVPPYTGNYRMKIFERSDFGGQAMELNEDCPDLRQQFHNGDVSSANVMEGYWILHEHPNYTGRQFFLRPGEYRRYVEWGSPSPTMGSLRRVTDNN; from the exons ATGCCGGTCTATAAAGAGGTCCTGACCTCAGAAATGGTTTGGTCTGCTCGGAGAACAGTCACAATGGCCAAG ATTACTTTCTTTGAAGACAAAAACTTCCAGGGCCGTCACTATGAGTGCACTGGAGACTGCAATGACATGCAGGCCCACTTTTCTCGCTGCAACTCCATCCGAGTAGAAAGTGGAAGCTGGGTGGCCTACGAAAAGCCCAACTATGCTGGATACCAGTACATGCTCTCCAAGGGTGAATACCCTGCTTTCCAGCACTGGGCTGGATTTAACGACTGCATTCGTTCCTGCCGTTTGGTTCCTCCC TACACTGGAAACTACAGGATGAAGATCTTTGAGCGCTCCGATTTCGGTGGTCAGGCAATGGAGCTGAATGAAGATTGCCCTGATCTACGTCAGCAATTCCACAACGGAGATGTCTCTTCAGCCAACGTCATGGAGGGCTACTGGATCCTCCACGAGCACCCCAACTACACTGGCCGGCAGTTCTTCCTGCGCCCTGGCGAATACAGGAGGTATGTCGAGTGGGGCAGTCCAAGTCCTACCATGGGCTCCCTGCGGCGCGTGACTGACAACAACTGA
- the aldh18a1 gene encoding delta-1-pyrroline-5-carboxylate synthase isoform X3 → MYLQKMFSCSQLLARPNALQTFRRAASQSKMPLARAHGKSFGHRSELRQAKRIVVKLGSAVVTRGDECGLALGRLASIVEQVAVLQNQGREMMIVTSGAVAFGKQRLRHEILLSQSVRQALHSGQNQLKDMSLPVLEARACAAAGQSGLMALYEAMFTQYSTCTAQILVTNLDFHDDQKRRNLNSTLHELLRMNIVPIINTNDAVVPPPEPNSDLQGVNVISIKDNDSLAARLAVEMRADLLIALSDVEGLYDSPPGSDDAKLLDTFYPGDQHSITYGTKSRVGIGGMEAKVKAALWALQGGTSVVIANGTHPKVTGHVITDIVEGKKVGTFFSEVKPAGPTVEQQTEMARSAGRTLASLEPEQRSDIICALADLLTERKDEILSANKKDVEHAVSTGRLSPAMLKRLSLSSSKLNSLSIGLRQIAVSSQDSVGRVLRRTRVANNLELEQITVPIGVLLVIFESRPDCLPQVSALAIASGNALLLKGGKEAANTNRILHELAQEALSIHGVKDAIQLVSTREEVEDLCRLEKMIDLIIPRGSSQLVRDIQRAAKGIPVLGHSEGICHVYVDHEASVDKAIKIVQDSKCDYPAACNAMETLLVHRDLLRTPMFDQIIDMLRTEHVKIHAGPKFASYLTFSPSEVKSLRTEYGDLECCIEVVDSMQEAIDHIHKYGSSHTDVIVTENEDTAEQFLQQLDSACVFWNASSRFADGYRFGLGAEVGISTARIHARGPVGLEGLLTTKWVLRGEGHTVADFSEQGSMTYLHENLPVAQVLPGRRTTS, encoded by the exons ATGTATCTCCAGAAGATGTTCTCCTGTTCCCAGCTTTTAGCAAGACCAAATGCACTGCAAACATTCAGAAGAGCTGCTTCACAAAGCAAAA TGCCGCTGGCACGGGCGCACGGTAAGTCATTTGGCCACCGCAGTGAGCTGCGCCAGGCCAAAAGAATCGTTGTCAAGTTGGGGAGTGCCGTCGTAACCCGTGGGGACGAGTGCGGCCTTGCATTGGGCCGACTTGCTTCAATTGTAGAACAG GTGGCCGTGCTTCAGAATCAGGGTAGAGAGATGATGATCGTGACCAGTGGCGCTGTGGCATTTGGAAAACAAAGGCTGAGGCATGAAATTCTTCTCTCACAAAGTGTCAGACAAGCCCTGCACTCAGGCCAGAATCAGCTTAAAGATATG TCACTGCCAGTTCTAGAAGCGAGAGCGTGTGCCGCTGCAGGACAAAGTGGACTTATGGCTCTGTATGAGGCTATGTTCACTCAATACAGCACCTGTACTGCCCAG ATCCTGGTAACAAACCTGGATTTCCACGACGACCAAAAAAGACGGAACCTGAACAGCACTCTCCACGAGCTGCTGCGTATGAACATCGTGCCCATCATCAACACCAACGATGCCGTGGTTCCTCCTCCAGAACCCAACAGTGACCTACAGGGGGTAAAT GTTATCAGTATCAAGGATAATGATAGTCTTGCAGCGCGGCTTGCCGTGGAGATGAGGGCAGATCTTCTCATCGCTCTCTCTGATGTAGAAG GTCTTTATGACAGCCCACCAGGGTCAGACGATGCCAAGCTCCTGGACACATTTTACCCTGGGGACCAGCATTCCATAACCTACGGCACAAAGTCCAGGGTCGGCATAGGAGGAATGGAAGCTAAG GTGAAAGCTGCTCTCTGGGCTCTCCAAGGTGGGACGTCTGTTGTCATTGCTAACGGTACACACCCCAAAGTCACAGGTCATGTGATCACTGACATAGTTGAGGGAAAGAAAGTGGGAACCTTCTTCTCAGAAGTCAAACCAGCTG GTCCCACGGTCGAGCAGCAGACAGAAATGGCTCGCTCTGCTGGCAGGACTCTTGCTTCCCTTGAACCAGAGCAG AGAAGTGACATCATCTGTGCATTGGCTGATCTCCTCACTGAGAGAAAAGACGAAATCTTATCCGCCAACAAAAAGGATGTGGAGCATGCTGTCAGCACAG GTCGTCTGTCTCCAGCCATGCTGAAGCGACTCAGTTTGTCATCGTCTAAACTGAACAGTCTGTCCATCGGTCTGCGTCAGATTGCAGTCTCCTCTCAGGACAGCGTAGGCAGGGTTCTGCGGAGGACTCGGGTAGCAAACAACCTGGAGTTGGAGCAGATCACTGTCCCCATCGGAGTACTGCTGGTCATCTTTGAGTCACGACCAGACTGCCTTCCTCAG GTTTCTGCTTTAGCTATTGCTAGTGGCAATGCTCTTTTGTTGAAAGGCGGTAAAGAGGCAGCCAACACAAATCGCATCCTGCATGAACTTGCCCAGGAGGCTCTGTCCATCCATGGAGTCAAAGACGCCATCCAGCTG GTGAGCACGCGTGAGGAGGTGGAGGATCTGTGCCGTTTGGAGAAGATGATTGATTTGATCATTCCCCGTGGATCCTCTCAGCTAGTCAGAGATATTCAGCGTGCGGCGAAGGGCATCCCTGTTCTTGGCCATAGTGAGGGGATCTGCCACGTTTATGTGGACCATGAGGCCAGTGTTGACAAAGCCATCAAGATCG TCCAAGACTCCAAATGCGACTACCCTGCAGCGTGTAACGCCATGGAAACCCTGCTGGTGCATCGAGATCTTCTCAGAACTCCAATGTTTGATCAGATCATTGACATGCTGAGAACAGAACAT GTAAAGATCCATGCTGGTCCCAAGTTTGCATCATACCTGACCTTCAGTCCGTCAGAGGTGAAGTCTCTGCGCACTGAGTATGGGGATCTGGAGTGCTGTATTGAGGTTGTTGACAGTATGCAGGAGGCTATTGATCACATCCATAAATACGGCAGTTCCCACACTGATGTTATTGTCACCGAAAATG AGGACACAGCAGAGCAGTTTCTTCAGCAATTAGATAGTGCCTGTGTCTTTTGGAACGCCAGCTCACGCTTCGCTGACGGATATCGTTTTGGTCTCG GCGCGGAGGTTGGCATCAGCACGGCTCGTATTCATGCCCGTGGGCCTGTGGGGTTGGAAGGGCTTCTCACTACCAAGTGGGTCTTAAGGGGCGAGGGCCACACAGTTGCAGATTTCTCTGAGCAGGGCAGCATGACGTATCTGCACGAGAATCTTCCTGTGGCGCAGGTTCTCCCTGGACGCAGAACCACCAGCTAA
- the crygmxl2 gene encoding crystallin, gamma MX, like 2 — protein sequence MGKIIFYEGSNFQGRSYECSADCADTYRYFNCCNSIRVMGGHWVAYEKPYYMGYQYVLGRGEYPNFHHWMGFNSCIRSCQMFPPYRGAYRMRIYNRPEMYGHMMEFTDDCPNVYDRFGYHGIYSCNCMEGYWTFYEHPNYRGRQYFLRPGEYRTCSEWGCMNPMIGSFRRMRSSLM from the exons ATGGGAAAG ATCATCTTCTACGAAGGCTCCAACTTCCAGGGGCGCTCCTATGAGTGCTCTGCTGACTGCGCTGACACTTATAGATACTTCAACTGCTGCAACTCCATACGGGTCATGGGGGGTCATTGGGTGGCCTACGAGAAGCCCTACTATATGGGGTATCAGTACGTCCTGGGCCGTGGGGAGTATCCTAACTTTCACCACTGGATGGGCTTCAACAGTTGTATCAGATCTTGTCAGATGTTCCCCCCA TACAGAGGTGCCTACCGCATGAGAATCTACAACAGACCTGAAATGTACGGACACATGATGGAGTTCACAGACGACTGCCCCAATGTCTACGACCGTTTTGGCTACCACGGCATCTACTCCTGTAACTGTATGGAGGGCTACTGGACCTTTTACGAGCACCCCAATTACAGAGGCCGTCAGTATTTCCTGCGGCCCGGAGAGTACAGAACCTGCAGCGAATGGGGTTGCATGAATCCCATGATTGGCTCCTTCAGGAGAATGAGGAGCAGTTTAATGTAA
- the aldh18a1 gene encoding delta-1-pyrroline-5-carboxylate synthase isoform X2: protein MYLQKMFSCSQLLARPNALQTFRRAASQSKNPSSSPFLTLHAVRKWSNVPFFTVPLARAHGKSFGHRSELRQAKRIVVKLGSAVVTRGDECGLALGRLASIVEQVAVLQNQGREMMIVTSGAVAFGKQRLRHEILLSQSVRQALHSGQNQLKDMSLPVLEARACAAAGQSGLMALYEAMFTQYSTCTAQILVTNLDFHDDQKRRNLNSTLHELLRMNIVPIINTNDAVVPPPEPNSDLQGVISIKDNDSLAARLAVEMRADLLIALSDVEGLYDSPPGSDDAKLLDTFYPGDQHSITYGTKSRVGIGGMEAKVKAALWALQGGTSVVIANGTHPKVTGHVITDIVEGKKVGTFFSEVKPAGPTVEQQTEMARSAGRTLASLEPEQRSDIICALADLLTERKDEILSANKKDVEHAVSTGRLSPAMLKRLSLSSSKLNSLSIGLRQIAVSSQDSVGRVLRRTRVANNLELEQITVPIGVLLVIFESRPDCLPQVSALAIASGNALLLKGGKEAANTNRILHELAQEALSIHGVKDAIQLVSTREEVEDLCRLEKMIDLIIPRGSSQLVRDIQRAAKGIPVLGHSEGICHVYVDHEASVDKAIKIVQDSKCDYPAACNAMETLLVHRDLLRTPMFDQIIDMLRTEHVKIHAGPKFASYLTFSPSEVKSLRTEYGDLECCIEVVDSMQEAIDHIHKYGSSHTDVIVTENEDTAEQFLQQLDSACVFWNASSRFADGYRFGLGAEVGISTARIHARGPVGLEGLLTTKWVLRGEGHTVADFSEQGSMTYLHENLPVAQVLPGRRTTS from the exons ATGTATCTCCAGAAGATGTTCTCCTGTTCCCAGCTTTTAGCAAGACCAAATGCACTGCAAACATTCAGAAGAGCTGCTTCACAAAGCAAAA ATCCCTCTTCCTCCCCATTTCTCACACTCCATGCTGTGCGTAAGTGGAGTAACGTGCCTTTTTTTACAGTGCCGCTGGCACGGGCGCACGGTAAGTCATTTGGCCACCGCAGTGAGCTGCGCCAGGCCAAAAGAATCGTTGTCAAGTTGGGGAGTGCCGTCGTAACCCGTGGGGACGAGTGCGGCCTTGCATTGGGCCGACTTGCTTCAATTGTAGAACAG GTGGCCGTGCTTCAGAATCAGGGTAGAGAGATGATGATCGTGACCAGTGGCGCTGTGGCATTTGGAAAACAAAGGCTGAGGCATGAAATTCTTCTCTCACAAAGTGTCAGACAAGCCCTGCACTCAGGCCAGAATCAGCTTAAAGATATG TCACTGCCAGTTCTAGAAGCGAGAGCGTGTGCCGCTGCAGGACAAAGTGGACTTATGGCTCTGTATGAGGCTATGTTCACTCAATACAGCACCTGTACTGCCCAG ATCCTGGTAACAAACCTGGATTTCCACGACGACCAAAAAAGACGGAACCTGAACAGCACTCTCCACGAGCTGCTGCGTATGAACATCGTGCCCATCATCAACACCAACGATGCCGTGGTTCCTCCTCCAGAACCCAACAGTGACCTACAGGGG GTTATCAGTATCAAGGATAATGATAGTCTTGCAGCGCGGCTTGCCGTGGAGATGAGGGCAGATCTTCTCATCGCTCTCTCTGATGTAGAAG GTCTTTATGACAGCCCACCAGGGTCAGACGATGCCAAGCTCCTGGACACATTTTACCCTGGGGACCAGCATTCCATAACCTACGGCACAAAGTCCAGGGTCGGCATAGGAGGAATGGAAGCTAAG GTGAAAGCTGCTCTCTGGGCTCTCCAAGGTGGGACGTCTGTTGTCATTGCTAACGGTACACACCCCAAAGTCACAGGTCATGTGATCACTGACATAGTTGAGGGAAAGAAAGTGGGAACCTTCTTCTCAGAAGTCAAACCAGCTG GTCCCACGGTCGAGCAGCAGACAGAAATGGCTCGCTCTGCTGGCAGGACTCTTGCTTCCCTTGAACCAGAGCAG AGAAGTGACATCATCTGTGCATTGGCTGATCTCCTCACTGAGAGAAAAGACGAAATCTTATCCGCCAACAAAAAGGATGTGGAGCATGCTGTCAGCACAG GTCGTCTGTCTCCAGCCATGCTGAAGCGACTCAGTTTGTCATCGTCTAAACTGAACAGTCTGTCCATCGGTCTGCGTCAGATTGCAGTCTCCTCTCAGGACAGCGTAGGCAGGGTTCTGCGGAGGACTCGGGTAGCAAACAACCTGGAGTTGGAGCAGATCACTGTCCCCATCGGAGTACTGCTGGTCATCTTTGAGTCACGACCAGACTGCCTTCCTCAG GTTTCTGCTTTAGCTATTGCTAGTGGCAATGCTCTTTTGTTGAAAGGCGGTAAAGAGGCAGCCAACACAAATCGCATCCTGCATGAACTTGCCCAGGAGGCTCTGTCCATCCATGGAGTCAAAGACGCCATCCAGCTG GTGAGCACGCGTGAGGAGGTGGAGGATCTGTGCCGTTTGGAGAAGATGATTGATTTGATCATTCCCCGTGGATCCTCTCAGCTAGTCAGAGATATTCAGCGTGCGGCGAAGGGCATCCCTGTTCTTGGCCATAGTGAGGGGATCTGCCACGTTTATGTGGACCATGAGGCCAGTGTTGACAAAGCCATCAAGATCG TCCAAGACTCCAAATGCGACTACCCTGCAGCGTGTAACGCCATGGAAACCCTGCTGGTGCATCGAGATCTTCTCAGAACTCCAATGTTTGATCAGATCATTGACATGCTGAGAACAGAACAT GTAAAGATCCATGCTGGTCCCAAGTTTGCATCATACCTGACCTTCAGTCCGTCAGAGGTGAAGTCTCTGCGCACTGAGTATGGGGATCTGGAGTGCTGTATTGAGGTTGTTGACAGTATGCAGGAGGCTATTGATCACATCCATAAATACGGCAGTTCCCACACTGATGTTATTGTCACCGAAAATG AGGACACAGCAGAGCAGTTTCTTCAGCAATTAGATAGTGCCTGTGTCTTTTGGAACGCCAGCTCACGCTTCGCTGACGGATATCGTTTTGGTCTCG GCGCGGAGGTTGGCATCAGCACGGCTCGTATTCATGCCCGTGGGCCTGTGGGGTTGGAAGGGCTTCTCACTACCAAGTGGGTCTTAAGGGGCGAGGGCCACACAGTTGCAGATTTCTCTGAGCAGGGCAGCATGACGTATCTGCACGAGAATCTTCCTGTGGCGCAGGTTCTCCCTGGACGCAGAACCACCAGCTAA